A window of Candidatus Peribacteraceae bacterium genomic DNA:
GAGGGGTCAGGGGAGAGGGAGAGGAACACACACAACAAACCTACACATGCGTCCCCGTCGACCCGAATCCCCCCCGGGTCTCCGCACCGTGGCCATCGACTTCTTCCCAAACAGCCTTCTCCACTTTGACGAACAATCCCTGCGCTATCCGTTCGCCCCGCTCCACAGTGACAGGCTTATCCGTCACGTTCTGCACCTGCACGAAGATCTCGTCCTTTGGGCCGTGGTAGTCGCAATCAATCACCCCCAGGCTGTGGGGGCAGATAAGGCCCTTTTTGCGGGGGAGGGAGGAGCGGGGGAGGACGAGGAGGGCGTAGCCCTCCGGCACCTTGATGATCACGTTCCCCGGGACCAATCCCATTTTCCCCGCCTCAATCACCGTCGTCTCCCGCGTGAGAAGGTCAAAGCCCACGGCGCCGGGGGTGTGGTACGTAGGTAAGGGGAGGGTGGGGTCGACACGCTGAATGGAGACGCGCATGGAAAAAGCATACCGTGTCTCCTCCGCACGAGCGAGGGTCATCAGTGGGTGGCTTGGGAGCCGGGAACAGGCTCAGGAAGGGGGGTGTTGGGGATGCCGACATCCCGTGCCATTTCGCGTTCACTGCTTACCTCCAGAACTTTTTTGTACGTTAGTTTCTCGCTTCCCCCCTCGTTGAGGAAGTTATCCGATTGTGCAGCAAGCACCTGTTTGAATATTTCTGGGTTTTCCAGGATGACACGTTCCAGTTGCCGCACGAACACGATGAACGTGTTTTCTTTGCAAACTTTTTCCACGACCTCCTGTTCATTTCTCTTAAACTTTCCCGTTTCGAGCGAGAGCATTGCATTCTTTTGCACTTTGACTTTATTCCAATCAATCTTATCCATGAGCCCCGCGTTGTCCAGTGCTTGGAGGAACTCAATCATCTTGTTCCGGTAATCTCTCGTTACTGTGCCGCCGATTCCCGATGGG
This region includes:
- the dut gene encoding dUTP diphosphatase, whose amino-acid sequence is MRVSIQRVDPTLPLPTYHTPGAVGFDLLTRETTVIEAGKMGLVPGNVIIKVPEGYALLVLPRSSLPRKKGLICPHSLGVIDCDYHGPKDEIFVQVQNVTDKPVTVERGERIAQGLFVKVEKAVWEEVDGHGAETRGGFGSTGTHV